The window ACCAGACCCTGGACATGACTGCCGACGGCATAGCCAGCAACTTCAAGGCCCTCCAGGAATCCGAAAAGGCCATCGAAAAAATCCAATCCGATCTTTCCCGTCTCGGTTCCGATCACGAATCCCTTAAAAATTCCATCGAAGCCCTTGCAGGGGAAAGCGAAAAAGCCCGTGAAACAGCAGACGAGATCTCGGTCCTCGATGAAGCCCTTGCGGAAATCAGGGAAAAGACCAACGCATTGCAAAAAGCCAGGGAATGGATAGCCCAATCCGAAACCCGCCTTGAAGTTCTCAACAAGCAGGTTCAAACCAATTTGAAGATCATGGAAGGCGTTATAAACGGGAAGGGCGGCGACCCCCTGGGCACCGGCGCGCCCTCAATCGGCAAGAGGGAAAGCATCATAGCCCTGGCGCGCCAGAGCTGGACTGTAGAACAGATAGCCAAAACCCTTAAAATTTCCCAGGGCGAAGTCGAGCTCACCCTCGAAACCTTCAACAAAGAATAAGATCCGAGGCAGTTCCAAAACATCGGATTTTGGAACCAGCTCATCTACCTCGCCTTTCCGACTCCCCGCCTCTTGCAGTGTTTCGCGAGGGGGCAGCGTGAGCAGAAGGGGCTCACGGGCCTGCAAACATTCTGTCCGTACAGCACCAAAAGCGCATTGATGCGTTTCCAGTAACGCTTGGGCAAAATTTCCCGGAGTTCCGCCTCGGTTTTATCCGGCACCTCCGTTTCGACCCAGCCCATGCGGTTTGAAATACGGTGCACATGAATATCAACACAGATGCCATCCATATCAAAGGCTTCGGTCAGGACAAGATTCGCGGTTTTTCTGCCGACTCCCGGAAGGCTGAGCAGCGCATCCATATCGGCAGGGACTTTCCCCCCGTATTGCGTTAACAGTATTACTGCGATTTTCTGCAAATTGGCTGCTTTAGTGCGATAAAAACCAGCAGGGTAAGCGAGTTTCGCGGTCTTTTCTTCCCCCAGCCCAATAAGCTCTTTTGGCCCGGGCGCCTTTTCCAAAAGCGATTTGGAAGTTTTCAGGGTTACGGCATCTTTGGTGCGGAGGCTCAGGATAGTTGACACCAATACTGCCCAAGCCTTGTCCGGAGGGGAACCTCGCTCCTTGAGCTCTTCCCTGTCCGAAAGGACAGTTCTTGGGGTTCCAGGTTCTTTTTTGTATTCTTCGGCTAGCGCAGTTACGGAAGGATCGCTTCCCTCGCTTGCGGCCAAATGCTCCCTGCGCCATTTTTCCAATATTCTGAAAACAGCGCCCCACTCCGGCTTCATGTATCATCCCTCTCAAGGAGGCACACAACCAGGGCTTCTACAGCCTCACTGTGCCCCAATTCGCCAAGACCCTCATTGGTCTTGGCTTTAACAAAGACAGCGCTTTTGTCAACGCCCAACGTGCCAGCCAGGGATGCGCAAATTTTATCCCTAAAAGGGAGTATCCTGGGTTTCTCGCAGGTAATCACGCAGTCAATATTGACGATCCTCCAGCCCGCCTCCCTGGCCTTGTTCCATGAGATGCCAAGCAGTTTCATGGAATCCGCATCTTTCCAGGCTGGGTCAGCGGGTGGAAACAATTCCCCAATG is drawn from Leadbettera azotonutricia ZAS-9 and contains these coding sequences:
- a CDS encoding endonuclease III domain-containing protein is translated as MKPEWGAVFRILEKWRREHLAASEGSDPSVTALAEEYKKEPGTPRTVLSDREELKERGSPPDKAWAVLVSTILSLRTKDAVTLKTSKSLLEKAPGPKELIGLGEEKTAKLAYPAGFYRTKAANLQKIAVILLTQYGGKVPADMDALLSLPGVGRKTANLVLTEAFDMDGICVDIHVHRISNRMGWVETEVPDKTEAELREILPKRYWKRINALLVLYGQNVCRPVSPFCSRCPLAKHCKRRGVGKAR
- the ispF gene encoding 2-C-methyl-D-erythritol 2,4-cyclodiphosphate synthase; amino-acid sequence: MFRIGLGKDLHKLATGRKFLLGGVELPFEKGEAGHSDGDVLAHALADALLGAAGLADIGELFPPADPAWKDADSMKLLGISWNKAREAGWRIVNIDCVITCEKPRILPFRDKICASLAGTLGVDKSAVFVKAKTNEGLGELGHSEAVEALVVCLLERDDT